The Sander vitreus isolate 19-12246 chromosome 5, sanVit1, whole genome shotgun sequence genome includes a region encoding these proteins:
- the LOC144517551 gene encoding uncharacterized protein LOC144517551, translating to MMALTTTSREKNSECVHSETEARFRDRVSDPLPTEHTEKENTVQDSRQVQHKLLHGLERPEGSEEHEKDEERESAEEEERLNKEEGDGALHDSAFSVARSATGMDRRGNGHSSIKSNQGDERESCRTAASWELRKEPCRSRGRRDVVFTTLHLLPRSEGEQCRPTASSLPRLLTGHQAHSRVLDEVRMVRSTHLTELVHRSGSDSSILQSPRLRPNPIPPGRCTGRGGSFHHSRIRPHTGLKCPIDNSSPSLSPGQQAQMSPLPSTRDHES from the exons ATGATGGCCCTCACCACAA caagcagagagaagaacagtGAATGTGTTCACTCAGAAACTGAAGCTCGCTTCAGAGACCGTGTCAGCGATCCCCTGCCGACAGAGCACACcgagaaagaaaacacagtgCAA GACTCCAGGCAGGTTCAACACAAGCTGCTTCACGGTCTGGAGAGACCAGAGGGCTCTGAGGAGCACGAGAAGGATGAAGAACGTGAGAgtgcagaggaagaagaaagactAAACAAAGAGGAGGGAGATGGAGCGTTACACGATTCAGCATTTTCCGTTGCCAGGTCTGCAACGGGGATGGACAGGAGAGGAAATGGCCACTCATCAATCAAATCCAACCAAGGGGATGAGAGGGAGAGTTGCAGGACAGCTGCATCGTGGGAGCTAAGGAAAGAACCATGCAGAAGCAGAGGAAGGAGAGATGTTGTATTCACCACTTTGCATCTGTTGCCCAGGTCAGAAGGAGAGCAATGCAGGCCCACTGCCAGCAGCTTACCCCGGCTACTCACAGGACATCAAGCTCATAGCAGGGTTTTAGATGAGGTTCGGATG GTGAGATCTACACATCTGACTGAATTGGTCCACAGATCTGGAAGTGACAGCAGCATTTTGCAGAGTCCCAGGCTCAGACCCAACCCCATCCCTCCTGGGAGATGTACAGGTCGTGGTGGCTCTTTTCACCATTCAAGAATTAGACCACACACTGGCCTCAAGTGTCCCATTGACAATTCTTCACCCAGTCTGAGCCCTGGGCAGCAAGCTCAGATGTCCCCCCTTCCTTCCACCCGGGACCACGAGTCATAA